From a region of the Williamwhitmania taraxaci genome:
- a CDS encoding sugar phosphate nucleotidyltransferase, translated as MKPTLVVLAAGMGSRYGGLKQVDGLGPNGETIIDYSVYDAMRAGFGKVVFIIRKSIEADFKAAFSNKFSDKIAVELVFQELDILPEGFTCPADRVKPWGTGHAVWVAKDVVKEPFAVINADDFYGRHSFAQLAEAFKTVSAQGESFMVGFKLKNTLSEEGTVSRGICSVDSNSNLVDVVEHTKIGHEGNSIFNTDENGSQKPLFADSIVSMNFWGFTPDFFEHTERIMKEFLKTNSDNLKSEFYIPLVVNRLLEENMATCKVLTTESSWFGVTYAGDKPKVMAQLKSLVDAGVYPSPLW; from the coding sequence ATGAAACCAACATTAGTGGTTCTTGCAGCAGGAATGGGTAGCCGTTATGGCGGATTAAAGCAGGTTGATGGCCTTGGACCCAATGGCGAAACCATTATCGATTATTCAGTTTACGATGCCATGCGTGCCGGATTCGGGAAAGTAGTTTTTATTATTCGCAAGAGTATTGAGGCCGATTTTAAGGCTGCATTTAGCAACAAGTTTTCCGACAAAATTGCTGTTGAGTTGGTTTTTCAGGAGTTAGATATTTTGCCCGAAGGGTTTACATGCCCCGCCGATAGGGTTAAACCATGGGGAACTGGTCATGCCGTTTGGGTTGCCAAGGATGTAGTGAAGGAGCCATTTGCCGTTATCAATGCCGACGATTTTTATGGTCGTCATTCCTTTGCCCAGCTGGCCGAGGCATTTAAAACCGTTTCTGCTCAGGGCGAATCGTTCATGGTTGGCTTTAAGCTGAAGAATACACTTTCCGAAGAAGGAACTGTTTCTCGCGGTATTTGCTCGGTTGATTCAAACTCTAACCTTGTAGATGTAGTAGAACACACTAAAATTGGACACGAAGGCAACTCCATTTTCAATACCGACGAGAATGGTTCTCAAAAGCCTCTTTTTGCAGATTCTATCGTATCCATGAACTTCTGGGGTTTTACTCCTGATTTCTTTGAGCATACCGAGCGCATCATGAAAGAGTTTCTTAAAACTAATAGCGATAACCTCAAGTCGGAATTTTACATTCCGCTGGTTGTAAATAGGCTGCTTGAGGAGAATATGGCTACCTGCAAAGTGCTTACAACAGAGTCGTCGTGGTTTGGCGTTACCTATGCTGGCGACAAACCCAAGGTGATGGCTCAGTTGAAATCGTTGGTAGATGCCGGAGTATATCCTTCTCCGCTTTGGTAA
- a CDS encoding aldose epimerase family protein, protein MEKTIEQWGVDSQGEKVFLIKISNSKGHSVALSNYGARVVSIIVPDKNGMLEDVVLGYDSLAGYIKGNEFFGASIGRYANRIANGKFTLEGVTYNLDKNHGEHHLHGGVPGFSHRTWKMIETDEPNSFAFRITSPKGEGGYPANVITTLTYTWSDDSCLNIAMQAIADAETVVSLTHHSYFNLGGEGAGNIENQTLMLKSSFFLETDDKLIPTGNFVLVDKTVMDFREPVRLKLGLDSAAKEIAIADGYDHCWIVDGYKGELIEVASLTDSVSGRVMKVRSTLPGMQVYTSNGLNGIVPGRTGQIYKHRDAVCIEPQLFPDSPNHANFPSSVLSPEEPFDEVIEYSFSCV, encoded by the coding sequence ATGGAAAAAACGATTGAGCAATGGGGTGTCGACTCCCAAGGTGAAAAGGTATTCTTGATCAAGATATCCAATAGTAAGGGACACTCTGTTGCTTTGTCCAATTACGGTGCTAGGGTTGTTTCCATTATTGTCCCCGACAAAAATGGCATGCTTGAGGATGTTGTGCTGGGGTATGATAGCTTAGCTGGCTATATTAAGGGAAACGAATTTTTTGGCGCTTCCATTGGGCGATACGCTAATCGTATTGCTAACGGAAAATTCACACTTGAAGGGGTTACCTATAACCTCGATAAGAATCATGGTGAACACCACCTGCATGGCGGTGTTCCGGGCTTTAGCCATCGAACTTGGAAGATGATTGAGACAGACGAACCTAACTCGTTTGCTTTTAGAATTACTAGTCCGAAGGGCGAAGGCGGGTATCCTGCCAACGTAATTACAACACTTACCTACACTTGGAGCGATGATTCTTGCCTAAATATTGCAATGCAAGCAATTGCGGATGCCGAAACTGTTGTAAGCCTCACCCATCACAGCTACTTCAACTTAGGGGGAGAGGGTGCTGGGAATATCGAGAACCAAACGTTAATGTTAAAATCATCTTTTTTTCTGGAAACCGACGATAAACTTATTCCAACCGGGAACTTTGTATTGGTGGATAAAACCGTTATGGATTTTAGAGAACCTGTCCGTTTGAAGCTTGGGCTCGATAGCGCGGCCAAGGAAATTGCCATTGCCGACGGGTATGATCACTGCTGGATTGTGGATGGATATAAAGGCGAATTGATTGAGGTTGCTTCCCTCACCGACAGTGTGTCGGGGAGGGTTATGAAAGTTAGGAGCACCCTACCTGGTATGCAAGTATATACTTCGAATGGGTTGAACGGTATTGTTCCCGGACGGACTGGCCAAATCTATAAACATCGCGATGCTGTTTGCATTGAACCACAGCTCTTCCCCGATAGTCCAAATCATGCAAACTTCCCATCATCTGTTCTCTCTCCCGAAGAGCCATTCGACGAGGTTATTGAGTATTCTTTCTCGTGCGTGTAA